In Halococcus salifodinae DSM 8989, a single window of DNA contains:
- a CDS encoding DUF7535 family protein — MSQSDSDDEQSGLSGKLRAVQPTAGMHSNNQMNIVGILIATGLLVFFLPLLPILVVGWVLLKIFGR, encoded by the coding sequence ATGAGCCAAAGCGACAGTGACGACGAACAAAGCGGATTGTCAGGGAAGCTACGGGCGGTCCAACCTACTGCTGGGATGCATTCAAATAACCAGATGAATATTGTCGGAATATTGATTGCCACTGGATTGCTTGTTTTCTTCCTGCCCTTGTTGCCGATACTCGTCGTTGGATGGGTGCTACTGAAGATATTCGGCCGCTAG